From a region of the Zingiber officinale cultivar Zhangliang chromosome 10B, Zo_v1.1, whole genome shotgun sequence genome:
- the LOC122029185 gene encoding polyubiquitin-B-like, whose translation MDVTFYTDDGDKGFVVEIGFFDTVAEIKEKVQFFAGYPVASQKLVFNGQELRDDADTERCGILHNSSVQILVASDPSCAKEEDDGDALDQTVKVNVFVSRSSPDRRLSLEASACDTVHRLKARIGDLEGIMMQGLALHRQGEGEEEEEEGEELLDHHTLSDYMAAGEVEVTVHTAARPPLSGLATPAPADPYSRSLRLVVRPMFRPAPTKKMLTTVNPSRKVNDLGRVMREKFGVHWPSEGCFLFVRNHVAMDEGKSFRWHGVEEDETIEIFRVMDD comes from the coding sequence ATGGATGTTACTTTCTATACCGACGACGGTGACAAAGGCTTCGTCGTCGAGATTGGCTTCTTCGACACCGTTGCTGAGATCAAGGAGAAGGTGCAGTTCTTCGCCGGTTATCCGGTCGCTTCCCAGAAGCTCGTCTTCAACGGCCAAGAGCTGCGCGACGACGCCGACACCGAGCGCTGCGGCATTCTCCACAACTCCTCCGTCCAAATCCTCGTCGCTAGCGACCCTTCTTGCGCCAAGGAGGAGGATGACGGCGACGCACTCGATCAGACGGTGAAGGTGAATGTGTTCGTGAGTCGGTCGTCTCCAGACAGACGCTTATCACTGGAAGCCAGCGCCTGCGACACTGTCCACCGACTCAAAGCGCGTATCGGCGACCTCGAAGGCATTATGATGCAGGGCTTGGCGTTGCACCGCCAGGGggagggggaggaggaggaggaggagggggaggagctGCTGGACCACCACACTCTGTCCGACTACATGGCGGCGGGCGAGGTGGAGGTGACGGTGCACACGGCTGCGAGGCCGCCGCTCTCTGGGCTAGCGACGCCGGCGCCGGCTGATCCGTACTCGAGGAGTTTGAGGCTGGTGGTGAGGCCAATGTTTCGGCCGGCGCCGACGAAGAAGATGTTGACGACCGTGAATCCGTCGCGGAAAGTGAATGATTTGGGGAGGGTAATGAGGGAGAAGTTTGGGGTCCATTGGCCGAGCGAGGGTTGTTTCTTGTTCGTCCGTAACCACGTCGCCATGGACGAGGGCAAATCCTTCCGATGGCACGGCGTGGAGGAGGATGAAACCATCGAGATCTTTAGGGTGATGGACGATTAG